In Plasmodium vivax chromosome 14, whole genome shotgun sequence, the genomic window ATTTGCATCGGCTGGGTGGTGGCCTCCCCCTTGGGGATTCGACGGATCAGCTAAATTCGCTAAATTCGCAAGATCCGCTAAATTCGCAAGATCCGCTAAATTCGCAAGATCCGCTAAATTCGCAAGATCCGCTAAATTCGCAAGATCCGCTAAATTCGCTAGATCCGCTAAATTCGCTAAATTCGCTAGGTCCCCTAAATTCGCTAGGTCCGCTAGATGCTCTAACGCCTAGTCAGCTGGCAGATGGATGGGGGGAGCACCGCAATCCCCCTTTATCCTCAAACCACGGGGGAGGAACGCAAAATAACAAAAGGGACGACGGTTACACCACCCCAATCAACACACACATGGCACACCTAATACAGAGCAGCCCGTACCAGGCACACCTGGCAGTGCTGAACGAAGACACGCTGTTCCTTTACAATGTCCTGACTAGCCAAGTGACAGATTTGAAGAATTATTTGCGAAAGGCAGTGCCCCAATtctgtggaaaaaaaaatttcctcaaGTCTATAACCTATCAAAAAGGATGCTACGTTTTTATGTTcctacaaaaaaatatgattttcatttttgatgagCATTTCAAATTTTGCCTTCGGACGATAAGTGTAGAAGACCGCATCGTCCGCTTCTTCCTGCGAGATGGGTACCTCTTCATTCACTCCAACACGTCTGTTTATTTCACCTCCCTGCGGAACGCGCTCTCCCTCTTTCCTGTGGTcgcccaaggggggggggaggatgcCCAAGCTCAAAGGTTAGAATTCACCAAGGTGGTCACGGCGCAAACGTTTAAGATAGCTCTTTTCGATTTTCACTGCGTGGGGGAGGAAGCCTACCTGGCTGTTTACACCAAGCGGAAGGAGATTCTCGTGTACAGGGTGCGAACGGCTGGGGGGGAGAACGAGGCGGAAAACGAAGcggagagagagagagaagcGGAGAGGGAAGCGGACGGCGCCGCTAacaccaccgccaacaccaccgccaacaccaccgccaacaccaccgctaacaccAACACCAACCGCGCAAGTGCGGAGGCCCAGCTGGTCGCCCAGTTCCTCAGCTTCTACCAATTCGAGCACCTGAGCAAAGTCGGGAGCATCCTGAGCATGAAGTTTTTTTACTGCGCCGCCAAGCGCCGGACGTACTTAATTTTCGGCGGGCTGGAGcagttcctcttcttctgggACTTTAGGAAGTACCCCCTCGTGCGGAGGGGCGGCGTGAAGGAGGTGAGCGGTGTGCGCTAAAGTGGACAACCGAAGGAGGCCACGTCTGAGCCGCGTGGCTACCCAGCTGCCACCCCTCGGAGATCATCGAATGATCACGTCGTGCGTGCGGACGATCTCGCGCACCAACCGCGCGTGCAGCTCATTCACGAGGCCTCTGAAGGTGTGCTGCTCCTgcggaaggggggaaaaggaggcGGGTGTGTGGAGCAGGCGCGGTTGGAGCAGGCGCGGTTGGAGCAGGCGCGGTTGGAGCAGGAGCGGTTGGAGCAGGAGCGGTTGGAGCAGGAGCGGTTGGAGCAGGAAAGGTTGCAGCACTGAGGTGTGCTAAGCGAAGATGTGCCTCGTTACGCCGCGCGCAACTTCGTTGATGGGACCTACCTGGACGGTCGCCGGCGCGTCGTAGAGAAACTTGTACGTGTAACTGGTCCGGCCGGAGCCCCCGTGGAAGAACACGTCGAGAAGCAGAACGCGCCTGAGCAAAGGGCTGCCCCCCAGAAGGGACGCGAAATGAAGAaccctttttgtgaaaagcTCCGTGTCCCAATCTGGTTTGACGTAGAAGGACACATCTCTCTCCTCGTGCCGTATgttatacaaatttaaaaaatacaaaaaggagTCGCTCTCTGGTCGATTCAGATCCCTTTTCCTCGCCAAGCCATTCAGTAGTGCGTTCCTCAAATGGGTTCCCTCCAGCTTGGGGGAACCTACTAGGATGTTTTCATCCCCGGAGGGTTCTTCCCTTACGAATGGCCCCTCCGTTTGAGCGGATGCATCTCCATTTGTCTCTCCCCCTGGCATGTCATCATGACGAATTACATTTGCAACTGTggctttttctcccccaccccctgtgttcgttttttttgtatatacaGTATTCCCCCCCGTGTTTGTAATGTACAAATATAGGTCCCTTATTCTGGTGACCTGCCACTTTATCATGGCGATTCGGtctaaccctaaccctacaGCTATGTAATCACCCACATCGTATTGCTTCCACTTTCGaaagagaatttttttctttaagaTTCCACAACCCAAAATTTCCACCCATTTGTCGTTGTGATACACTTCTGCTTGCAACGAATGGTTGGTAAAGTCGAAGGAGTCTCTCCGTACCCTCCACTTGTGTGTCTTGCTAAAGAGGGAGTCCATCAGTGAGCACAGAAAGCAAAGAAGCTGCTTCTCTCCCCTAAGCAgctcgttttttatttttatatacacatCCATTTGgttgaaaaatggaaagtgcAGCTTGTCAATGTTGTCTTTTCTGAAGACGTTCGAGATGATGACGAAGTTTTCTGTGCCTCTGCCCGGGGGTGGCGGCGCGCCgtgggggggttcctcccTCGTTTGTTCGCTCCCATCCGCAGTTTGTTTGCTTTCCTCTACAGTTTTTTCGTCGCCCTCCCCCGCTGCTTCTCCAACGCTGCCTTCACCATGTGGGACGTGCCTCCCCCGGTGTTCCCCCCTTAGCAAGTGACACACATGGGGGAAGAGAGACGTCGCCTGGGGGATGTACAAAAGGGAGTccgaaaagt contains:
- a CDS encoding phenylalanyl-tRNA synthetase alpha chain, putative (encoded by transcript PVX_100545A; Apicoplast targeted protein. Curated by Stuart Ralph, Walter and Eliza Hall Institute of Medical Research, Australia.); its protein translation is MRLFFALHTFLIAAFSTQLRRCYSGVNPPQHCISKLTLSKLSNSYHVKNDMINYGRFKYVYTIKNHPIQDVTTRILDHLKRESSFWLVYSKCPLYPRKSCFDDILIKNTNDTTSARNNFYFSDSLLYIPQATSLFPHVCHLLRGEHRGRHVPHGEGSVGEAAGEGDEKTVEESKQTADGSEQTREEPPHGAPPPPGRGTENFVIISNVFRKDNIDKLHFPFFNQMDVYIKIKNELLRGEKQLLCFLCSLMDSLFSKTHKWRVRRDSFDFTNHSLQAEVYHNDKWVEILGCGILKKKILFRKWKQYDVGDYIAVGLGLDRIAMIKWQVTRIRDLYLYITNTGGNTVYTKKTNTGGGGEKATVANVIRHDDMPGGETNGDASAQTEGPFVREEPSGDENILVGSPKLEGTHLRNALLNGLARKRDLNRPESDSFLYFLNLYNIRHEERDVSFYVKPDWDTELFTKRVLHFASLLGGSPLLRRVLLLDVFFHGGSGRTSYTYKFLYDAPATVQEQHTFRGLVNELHARLVREIVRTHDVIIR